From Rhodomicrobium lacus, the proteins below share one genomic window:
- a CDS encoding TIGR00730 family Rossman fold protein, producing the protein MKRLCVYCGSGSGRDPRFLDAAKTLGRTMAEAGIGLVYGGGGNGMMGTVAQTVIDNGGHVTGIIPASLLQIENALETISERYVTNGFHERKMLMFNLSDGFVALPGGVGTLEELVEQLTWTQLGHHDKPVFIVNTAGYWDLLLALFDRMREQLFIRPGLDTRYIVVEKAEDVVPLFLKHRPSKKAPAPKLIRA; encoded by the coding sequence ATGAAGCGTTTGTGTGTTTATTGCGGCTCCGGCTCCGGGCGCGATCCGCGCTTTCTCGATGCGGCGAAAACGCTTGGCCGCACGATGGCCGAGGCGGGGATCGGCCTTGTATATGGCGGCGGCGGAAACGGGATGATGGGCACGGTCGCCCAGACGGTCATCGACAATGGCGGCCACGTCACCGGCATCATTCCGGCCTCGCTCCTTCAAATCGAGAACGCGCTCGAAACGATCAGCGAGCGCTACGTCACCAACGGCTTTCACGAGCGCAAGATGCTCATGTTCAACCTGTCCGACGGGTTCGTGGCCCTGCCCGGTGGCGTCGGCACGCTGGAAGAACTCGTCGAACAGCTCACCTGGACGCAGCTCGGCCATCACGACAAGCCCGTGTTCATCGTGAACACAGCGGGCTATTGGGATCTGCTGCTGGCCCTGTTCGACCGGATGCGCGAACAGCTGTTCATCCGGCCCGGCCTCGACACGCGCTATATCGTGGTTGAAAAGGCTGAGGATGTCGTGCCGCTGTTCCTCAAGCA